In Serratia sp. FDAARGOS_506, a genomic segment contains:
- a CDS encoding ABC transporter permease, translating to MSQYLSEHEPQSEPAIGYRSGRRLTTLTLGAALVAILIVTALLAPWLAPFDPNLQHIELRLLPPSAAHWLGTDGFGRDLLSRVIYGARPTLILVSLILVLTIPIGLLVGICAGYLGGWVERILMRLTDIFLSLPSLVIALAFVAVMGPGLMNGALALALTSWPAFARQARAETLALRRSDYLAAARMQGINGLRLMVGHILPLCLPSAVVRAALSLGGIILSAAGLGFLGMGVAPPTAEWGSMVAEGSKVIFDQWWVAAAPGGAILFASLAFNLLGDGLRDKMDPRHGH from the coding sequence ATGAGCCAATATCTCTCTGAACACGAACCGCAAAGCGAGCCGGCCATCGGTTACCGCAGCGGTCGCCGTCTGACCACGCTGACGCTGGGCGCGGCGCTGGTGGCGATTCTGATCGTCACCGCGCTGCTGGCCCCGTGGCTGGCGCCTTTCGATCCCAATCTGCAGCATATCGAGCTGCGGTTATTGCCGCCTTCCGCCGCACATTGGCTGGGCACCGACGGCTTTGGCCGCGATTTGCTCTCCCGCGTGATTTACGGCGCGCGGCCAACGCTGATTCTGGTGTCGCTGATTTTGGTGTTGACCATTCCCATCGGCCTGTTGGTCGGCATTTGCGCCGGCTACCTTGGCGGCTGGGTAGAGCGCATTTTGATGCGTCTGACCGACATTTTCCTGTCGCTGCCGAGTCTGGTGATAGCGCTGGCGTTCGTGGCGGTCATGGGGCCGGGGCTGATGAACGGCGCACTGGCGCTGGCATTGACCAGCTGGCCGGCCTTTGCCCGCCAGGCGCGGGCCGAAACCCTGGCGCTGCGCCGCAGCGACTACCTGGCGGCGGCGCGCATGCAGGGCATCAACGGGCTGCGGTTGATGGTCGGCCACATTTTGCCTTTATGCCTGCCGAGCGCGGTGGTGCGCGCGGCGCTGAGCCTGGGTGGCATCATTTTGTCCGCCGCCGGTCTGGGGTTTCTCGGCATGGGCGTCGCGCCGCCGACCGCCGAATGGGGCTCGATGGTGGCCGAAGGCAGTAAAGTGATTTTCGACCAATGGTGGGTCGCCGCCGCACCGGGCGGGGCGATCCTGTTCGCCAGCCTGGCCTTTAACCTGCTGGGCGATGGCCTGCGCGACAAAATGGATCCTCGTCATGGGCACTGA
- a CDS encoding ABC transporter ATP-binding protein yields the protein MGTDNTLLTVERLAIGVPGPQPVALVKNISFSMGRERLALVGESGSGKSLTARALMGLLPPPLQLQAQRLTLGDEDLTRLSERQWSRLRGDRVAMVMQDPKHALNPNQPIGRQVEEPLVLHAKLSRAERREKVLEMLAAVGLPDPAGLCRRYPHQLSGGMGQRVMLAIALINDPQLLIADEPTSALDHQMRDQVLQLIENLVAQRNMGLILISHDLQQVAHHCERVLVMYKGELLDQLPAAELAQASHPYTRTLWACRPSRETRGKPLPVLDRALLETLK from the coding sequence ATGGGCACTGATAACACCTTATTGACCGTCGAACGCCTGGCGATTGGCGTACCGGGGCCACAGCCGGTGGCGCTGGTGAAAAATATTTCGTTCAGCATGGGACGGGAGCGGCTGGCGCTGGTCGGAGAGTCCGGTTCCGGCAAGTCGTTGACCGCGCGTGCGCTGATGGGGTTATTGCCGCCGCCGTTGCAGCTGCAGGCGCAGCGTCTGACGTTGGGCGATGAAGACTTAACGCGCCTGAGCGAGCGCCAGTGGAGCCGCCTGCGCGGCGACCGGGTGGCGATGGTGATGCAAGATCCCAAGCATGCCCTGAATCCCAATCAGCCAATCGGCCGCCAGGTGGAGGAGCCGCTGGTGCTGCATGCGAAGCTGAGTCGCGCCGAACGGCGTGAAAAAGTGCTGGAGATGCTGGCGGCGGTGGGCTTGCCCGATCCGGCGGGGCTGTGCCGCCGCTATCCGCATCAGCTCTCCGGCGGCATGGGACAGCGGGTGATGCTGGCCATTGCGCTGATCAACGATCCGCAGTTGCTGATTGCCGACGAACCCACTTCGGCGCTGGATCATCAGATGCGCGATCAGGTTCTGCAACTGATAGAAAATCTGGTGGCGCAACGCAATATGGGCCTGATCCTGATCAGCCACGATTTGCAACAGGTGGCGCACCACTGCGAGCGTGTGCTGGTGATGTACAAAGGCGAACTGTTGGATCAACTGCCGGCGGCGGAGCTGGCGCAGGCCTCGCATCCTTATACCCGCACCCTGTGGGCGTGCCGGCCGAGCCGCGAGACGCGCGGCAAGCCGTTGCCCGTGTTGGATCGCGCGCTGTTGGAGACGTTGAAATGA
- a CDS encoding ABC transporter ATP-binding protein yields MSVIALEKLSVSHRQGYELRTVVHGVNLRIEPGECFGLVGPSGCGKSSLLWVLAGLNGSWQGGFELLGRQLQPGQAFTGELRREVQMVFQDPYASLHPKHRLLRTLSEPLKLLKESDIERKISAGFRQVGLDPRLLDRYPHQLSGGQRQRVAIVRALLLRPKLLLLDEPTSALDMSVQAEILNLLNELKQAGDLTMVLVSHDADVIDHMCDRAVAMAHGRIMA; encoded by the coding sequence ATGAGCGTGATCGCACTGGAGAAACTGAGCGTCAGTCACCGTCAGGGCTACGAGCTGCGCACCGTGGTGCATGGGGTTAACTTGCGCATCGAACCGGGTGAGTGTTTCGGGCTGGTGGGGCCTTCCGGCTGCGGCAAGTCCTCGTTGCTGTGGGTGCTGGCCGGGCTGAACGGCAGCTGGCAGGGAGGCTTTGAGTTGCTGGGGCGGCAGCTGCAGCCGGGGCAGGCGTTTACCGGCGAACTGCGGCGCGAGGTGCAGATGGTGTTTCAGGATCCTTATGCATCGCTACACCCCAAACACCGGCTTTTGCGCACGCTGTCGGAGCCACTCAAACTGCTGAAGGAAAGCGACATCGAACGCAAAATCAGCGCGGGCTTTCGCCAGGTCGGGTTGGATCCGCGCCTGCTGGATCGCTACCCGCATCAGCTGTCGGGCGGCCAGCGGCAGCGCGTGGCGATCGTGCGCGCATTGTTGTTGCGGCCGAAGCTGTTGCTGCTGGATGAGCCAACCTCGGCGTTGGACATGTCGGTGCAGGCTGAGATCCTTAACCTGCTCAACGAACTAAAACAGGCGGGCGATCTGACTATGGTGCTGGTCAGCCACGATGCGGACGTAATCGATCACATGTGCGATCGCGCGGTGGCGATGGCACACGGACGCATCATGGCTTGA